From the genome of Triticum aestivum cultivar Chinese Spring chromosome 3B, IWGSC CS RefSeq v2.1, whole genome shotgun sequence, one region includes:
- the LOC123066014 gene encoding BTB/POZ and MATH domain-containing protein 1-like — MSFAGVSLVGGDGEAVGHAINVSAASGYHLLVVNRYSHIKAITPNRRNILSLPFMIGGHRWRISYYLNGDRSKCADSVSLYFLLDENAVERLKVQFGFSFIDELEKQDSTYIRAKKADNFSSCHPSWGYRNFMKRDALEKSKHLKDDCFTIRCDVAIATTVDLLIKVPPSSIKQHISDLFLSEEGTDVTFMVSGQKFAAHRCVLAARSVVFKAELLGSMKEGTVASVIDVEDMEAKVFRSLLDFIYTDSLPKMEIDMGGEEGEAQEALWLQHLLAAADRYDLQRLKGLCEEKLCSHIDVSSVTTILTLAEQHNCHGLKEVCFEFIKTPANLKEITAADGLEDITRTCPSLLKELIAKLAS, encoded by the coding sequence ATGTCATTTGCCGGCGTCTCTCTCGTCGGCGGCGATGGCGAGGCCGTCGGCCACGCCATCAACGTCTCCGCGGCCAGCGGGTACCACCTGCTCGTGGTTAACCGCTACTCGCACATCAAAGCCATTACACCTAATCGCAGAAACATCCTCTCTCTCCCTTTCATGATAGGAGGTCATCGTTGGCGCATCAGCTACTATCTTAATGGCGACCGCTCAAAGTGTGCGGACTCTGTATCTCTTTATTTTCTTCTCGATGAAAATGCCGTGGAGCGTCTGAAGGTACAGTTTGGATTTAGTTTCATCGACGAGCTTGAGAAGCAAGATTCAACATATATTCGTGCAAAAAAGGCAGACAATTTCTCCAGCTGTCACCCCTCTTGGGGTTACAGGAATTTCATGAAAAGAGACGCCCTTGAGAAATCAAAGCATCTAAAAGATGATTGTTTCACCATCCGCTGTGACGTCGCCATTGCCACGACAGTTGATCTCCTCATCAAGGTGCCGCCTTCTAGCATAAAACAGCATATCAGCGACCTTTTCCTGTCCGAGGAGGGCACGGACGTGACATTCATGGTGTCCGGTCAGAAGTTCGCTGCCCACCGATGCGTGCTTGCAGCTCGGTCTGTGGTTTTCAAGGCGGAGCTGCTTGGCTCCATGAAGGAGGGCACTGTAGCAAGTGTCATAGATGTAGAAGACATGGAAGCAAAGGTGTTTAGGTCCTTGCTTGACTTTATTTACACCGACTCGCTGCCCAAGATGGAGATAGACATGGGGGGTGAGGAAGGAGAAGCCCAGGAAGCATTGTGGCTGCAACACTTGCTTGCAGCAGCGGATAGATATGATCTCCAAAGGCTCAAAGGACTATGTGAAGAAAAGCTGTGCTCTCACATAGATGTGAGCTCGGTGACGACTATTCTTACTCTAGCTGAGCAGCATAATTGTCATGGGTTGAAGGAGGTTTGCTTTGAATTCATCAAGACTCCCGCCAATTTGAAGGAGATAACGGCGGCTGACGGCTTGGAGGACATAACTAGAACCTGTCCTTCTCTTCTGAAGGAGCTCATTGCTAAGCTTGCTTCCTAA